The Lachnospiraceae bacterium KM106-2 nucleotide sequence AAAGAGTCGACAGGCGAATCGATCATGTTCTGGCTATATAAAGAGATTGTATCTCAGACCAGTGAATATCGTTTATATTTTAAAAATGATGGGATTTCATACGAGGAGATCAATCAGACTCTTCTTGATATCCAACAGAAATTACCGGAATTCACATTGATGAAACATTCAAAGAAGGAAGAGCTCGAACAGTTAATGGAGAATGTAAATGATGCGATCATATTAGTTGATTCGGCTTATCATAAGGATTAGGAGGGGAAGCATGAGTCATTCAGTATATACCTTACAAATACTGCATTATGTGTTTTTAGGAACTGGTATCTGTTTTTTGATCTTATCGATATTCCTCTTCTTTAAATTAGATATTAGAAAAGTAGTTGGTTACTTAACAGGAATCAGCGAAAAGAAGGAAATGGCTGAAATCGAAAGTAAGTCAAAAGGAATTAGCAGCAGACTTGGAAGATCTCATAATAAGACCTATGAACAATATGTAGAAAAGGGAGAAATGGATATTACAGAAGAGCTAGAGTGTCTTGCCACGCAAGAAACAATGGTATTAGATGACAACAGAATGGAAGAGACCCTTTTGTTATATCCCAAAGATGTATTTTATGTAGAGAGTGATATTACTTTAGTACATACAAATGAGACGATAAGGGGAGGAAGATAAAAGTGAAACGATTACATATTTTATTAATATCGATGTTTGCTGGTATGATTCTTGTATTCGGACAAGGAAAGTCAGCAATGGCAGAGACGTACACAAATGGAGATCAAGTAGAGTTTGAATATAGCAAAACAGAGGATCTGATCATAATTACGAGGATCACTAAAGTGCCATCTAGCTTTTCAGGTACACTTACGATCGGAAATGTGATAGCAGGAAAGCAGACGGCTATCGGTGAGAACTTTATTGCGAATAGTGAAGCTGTATTTGATAAAGCGAAACTAAAGAAACTGGTTATTGGTGATGATGTGATTCGTATTTCTAAATGTGCATTTAAAGAGTGTACGAACTTAAGGGAGGTCTCATTAGGCAGTACAACTCGTTTTATTAATGGAGATGCTTTTGAAAAGACATTGTCATTGCAGAGAATTGAGGTAGCGTCAGGAAATAGCGAGTATGAATCAAAGGATGGCTTGCTATTATCAGATCAAGGAAAGACTTTATTTATCGTTCCTTGCTGTTATCAAAAAGAGACCTTCACAATTCCAGAAGGAGTTGATCAGTTAGCAGAAGGATGTATGAAATATAATCAGACCATTCAATCTTTGAATATTTCAAATCACATAACCGAGATACCAGAGAATATGTGTAGTGAGAGTAAGGTTCAAAGAGTTACTCTTTCAGATTCAGTTAAAAGTATCGGGGGCGGTGCCTTTTATGAAGCTTCTAATTTATCCAAAGTAAGACTGTCAAAGAATCTAACAGAAATTCCAAAGTCTTGTTTCTGGGGATGTAATCTGACAGAAATTAAATTTCCAAAAGGATTAGCGAAGATTGATGAATATGCTTTTTATGGAAATAATCAATTGAATAATGTGGTGATACCGAGCAGTGTGCAAACAATAAAAAGAGAAGCATTTTATCGATATCACTCGGAGAATATCGATAAGATGGTGCAGATTCTAAATCCAAAAGCAGAGGTAGACGAAACTGCATTTGATGAATACTGGTTTGTTTCTTGTTTTAAGAATTCCAATTATTATCAGCAATCTCAGTATACCTATAATGGGGAATCTGGTATTGGACAACCTTATCAGAATATCACTCCATTTTATATGAGTATGAAATACCAACAGAAATCCTGTGGTTTAGGCGAGTCGATGAACATTCCCGTGATCACCAATATTCGTGATCAGCTTAGTTATCAAAGTAGCAATCCAGCGGTAATTGCAATAGAAAATGGGGCAATGATTCCAAAACAAGAAGGAACCAGCCAGATAGAAGTTAGTTATTCTGTGAATGGGTACACCTTAAAATCAATGCGTAATGTTAGTTATCAGAACGGAGTCGTGCGTATTGAGGATGGAAAGAATGAGATGACGACGCCAAATATGAGCCAAGGATCATCAAGAGTGAAAGCAAAAATATCAGGAAAAACAGTGACAGATCAAGGTATCGTATATCAAGTGAACACTGGTAATGAAAATACAGTGACTGCATGCTATCTAGCAAATCAGTCAGCTATCAATAGTGAAGGCAATCTTTCTTTCCCTGAAACAATAAAAGATGGTGATGTTACTTATAAGGTGTCTAGTATTGCAGATTATTTTATGGATCAAAGTGAGAGCGTGAATCCTGGAGTTAGAAATAGTGTTAAGAAAGTAGTGATCTCGAATAAAATACAGAGAGTTGGCGCTTATGCTTTCAATCATTGTGAAAATTTAAGTGAACTCTCACTTGGAGAACATTACCTGACT carries:
- a CDS encoding alpha-L-arabinofuranosidase II precursor yields the protein MKRLHILLISMFAGMILVFGQGKSAMAETYTNGDQVEFEYSKTEDLIIITRITKVPSSFSGTLTIGNVIAGKQTAIGENFIANSEAVFDKAKLKKLVIGDDVIRISKCAFKECTNLREVSLGSTTRFINGDAFEKTLSLQRIEVASGNSEYESKDGLLLSDQGKTLFIVPCCYQKETFTIPEGVDQLAEGCMKYNQTIQSLNISNHITEIPENMCSESKVQRVTLSDSVKSIGGGAFYEASNLSKVRLSKNLTEIPKSCFWGCNLTEIKFPKGLAKIDEYAFYGNNQLNNVVIPSSVQTIKREAFYRYHSENIDKMVQILNPKAEVDETAFDEYWFVSCFKNSNYYQQSQYTYNGESGIGQPYQNITPFYMSMKYQQKSCGLGESMNIPVITNIRDQLSYQSSNPAVIAIENGAMIPKQEGTSQIEVSYSVNGYTLKSMRNVSYQNGVVRIEDGKNEMTTPNMSQGSSRVKAKISGKTVTDQGIVYQVNTGNENTVTACYLANQSAINSEGNLSFPETIKDGDVTYKVSSIADYFMDQSESVNPGVRNSVKKVVISNKIQRVGAYAFNHCENLSELSLGEHYLTLADYAFGNTALEKVVLPYQLEQCTSTTFGGCSKLKSFGMVSTSRYTAYQCKEGILYDYHEESNVSIVAVPARIEKESYTIPDDVKSANKGFMRGNKTIKTIQFGKNMRSTGISGCRDSVVEEVILPEGITEIDDQSFLDCIYLKKISLPESLNRIGNCGLADTSLEQLILPNALKTLGDYGLEGCHLLEALTIPAQVESIGAGCFYRDRMNLYMTGKQTSFYDTWNTVDKQCKIIGLPGSVAVSYARNNYEDENFNSFQHKYEDYYVKFAQSEISMQQGQESTFSYTTNVPMQITFQSENQSVATVDQNKVHANGAGTTMIQATAQIPQGNNIVVGTMVVTVTKQEESGSSNLAPLSTTPTPTAFSTTNKSTSVKPVLLLKKSTLYINRNHKQKIGIKKNTTKQKLVYKSSNKKIATVSSKGVITAKKQGTVRITVRTKNGSIKKKVKVIIKELSIKKAKVTLKKGKHYKIAIKKNTTKQKLSYRSSNKKIATVTKKGVVTGKKAGKITITISSKDKRYVTSCKVTIKKK